TGGTTGTTGGTGGAGCAGACGCTGGAGTGACGTTGGATGCGTGGCGTGTTGACTGCGTGCGTATGCTCGACACCATCTGCGATGGCTGCGCTGCACCTTATCTGGCCATCCATCAAGATGGCTGTCTTCCGCCTTACCCTCACCCCAACCCCTCTCCCGCAGGGAGAGGGGCTTTTCATCACCAGAGCTGCGGCTCCGTTCTCCCGCCGGGACATTGTCCTCCTTCATGGGGGAGAAGGTGGCGCGTAGCGCCGGATGAGGGTGCGGGCGCCAAGCGCAACGCTTTCGGCGGCGACTGCCCTACCCACCTGGGCTCCAGACACACCCGGCGAGCAGCACACATGCTCGGTCCGGGCGCTGCTCCGTCGACGCATGATGCAGAACATCAAAAACCCCGGACCACTGAAGATCACCTTCAGCAAACGCGATCAATCAACACGCAGCAGCATCACCTAGCCCCCTGCCTTACGCGCCCTCGATCAACTCCATCCACGCCGCTTCCGCTGCGGCCAGCTGCTGTGCGGTGGCCTCGCGGTCGCGGCCCAGCACCGCCATCTTGTCGCTGTCGGCGTAGTTACCAGGATTGGCCAGCTCGCGGTCCAGCTCCGCCAGCGCCGCTTCCAGCTCGCCGACGCGTTTTTCGGCGCTGGCCAGCTTGTGCGGGTTGACGGCTTTCTTCGGCGGTAGCGGTTTGGTCGGCGGCGGCGGGGTCGGTGCCACTTCGGCCATCTTCTGCTTGGTGCCTTGCGCGGCCGGGCGGCTGCGCAGCCAGGCGGCGTATTCGTCCAGATCGCCAGCGAACGGCTCGACCACGCCATCGGCCACGCGCCAGAAACTGTCGCAGACCAGGCCGATCAGATGGCGGTCGTGCGAGACCATCACGATGGCGCCTTCGAAATCGCTCAGCGCCTCGGCCAGCGCCTCGCGCATTTCCAGATCCAGGTGGTTGGTCGGTTCGTCCAGCAGCAGCACGTTGGGCTGCTGCCAGGCGATCAGCGCCAGTGCCAGGCGCGCGCGCTCGCCGCCGGAGAAGCCATCCACCACTTCGAAGGCGCGGTCGCCGGCGAAATTCCATTTACCCAGGAAATCGCGGAATGCCTGATTGGAACCATCCGGCGACAGCTCGCGGAAGTGGTCCATCGGCGACTGGCCCTCATGCAGCGATTCCACCGTGTGCTGGGCGAAGTAGCCGATGCGCAGGTCCGGATGCGCGCTGCGCTCGCCTGCCAGCGGTGCCAGTTCGCCCACCAAGGTCTTGACCAGGGTGGACTTACCCGCGCCATTGGGACCCAACAACCCGATGCGGTCGCCTGCTTCCAGGCCGAAACCGACATCGTGCAGGATGACCGTGGCAGCGTCGCCCCCATCCGCCCTTCGGGCACCTTCCCCCGCACGCGGGGGAAGCGAGGCCGGAGCCGGATAGCCGGCCTGTACATGATTCAAACGGATCAACGAAAACGGCAACCGGTTGGGCTGGGCGAACTGGATGCGGAATTCGCGCTCGGCGCGCACCGCTTCGGTGCCGGCCATCTTTGCCAGCCGCTTCATGCGGCTCTGCGCCTGGGTGGCCTTGCTGGCCTGCGCCTTGAAACGGTCGATGAAGCTCTGCAGATGCGCGCGCTCGGCCTGTTCCTTGTCGTGCGCGATCTGCTGCTGGCGCAGATGCTCGATGCGCTGGCGCTCGAAATCGGTATAGCCGCCCACATACAGCTTGGCGGTGCCGCCATGCAGGTGCAGGGTGTGGGTGGCCACGTTGTCGAGGAACTCGCGGTCGTGCGAAATCAACAGCAAGGTGCCCGGGTACTTGAGCAGCCACTGCTCCAGCCACAGCACCGCGTCCATGTCCAGGTGGTTGGTCGGTTCGTCGAGCAGCAGCAGGTCGCTGGGCATCATCAGCGCGCGCGCCAGGTTCAGGCGCACCCGCCAGCCGCCGGAGAACGAGGACACCGCGCGGTGGTGCGTATCGGCCGGGAAGCCCAGGCCGTGCAGCAGCTTGCCGGCGCGCGCCTCGGCATCGTAGGCGCCGATCTCGGCCATCTTCTGGTGCGCATTGGCGACCGCTTCCCAGTCCTCGCGGGCGGTGGCCTCGGCCTCTTCCTGCAGCACCGCGGACACCTCGATATCGCCGCCGAGCACGAACGACAGCGCCGGGTCCGGCAGCGAAGGAGTTTCCTGCGAGACGCTGGCCGTGCGCACCTTGCCGGGCAGGTCGACATCGCCCTTGTCGGCCTCCAGCTCGCCCTTCACCGCGGCGAACAGGCTGGACTTACCGGTGCCGTTGCGGCCCACCACGCCGACGCGGTAGCCGGCATGCATGGTCAGGTCGACGTTGGACAACAGCAGACGCTCGCCGCGTCGCATGGAGAAGTTGCGCAGGGAAATCATGGATGGACAGTCCGATAGAACGAAAAGGAATGAGCAGATGAGCAGCATTCCTGCGACGCCATTCTAGCGTTAACGAATAATTAGCGCCTTCAGGTTGGCCGACGCGATCTTCGCCCTCCCGCGACCGCCCCCTGCCTAGCCTTGCCTGGTCCTGCTCGGACCCACGTTTCCGGAGTTGTCATGAACATCCCCCTGTCCTGCCTTGCGACCGCCGTGGTCGCTGCACTGCTTGCCTCTCCCGCCCAGGCCCAGACCGCTGCGCCCACCACCACGCCGGCCAGCACCGCCAACACCCTGGATACGGTGATCGTCACCGGCACCCGCGTCTCCGACCGCACCGTGGCCGAATCGCAGTCGCCGATCGACATCATCAGCGCCGAATCCCTGCAGGCCACCGGCACCCCCGAGCTGGCCACCGCACTGGCGCGCGCCCTGCCCTCGCTGAACTTCCCGCGCCCTGCCCTGAGCGACGGCACCAGCGCGATCCGCCCTGCGCAGCTGCGCGGCCTGTCGCCGGACCAGGTGCTGGTGCTGGTCAACGGCAAGCGCCGCCACACCTCCTCGCTGCTCAACCTCAACGGCACCATCGGCCGCGGCGCCGCCGCGGTGGATCTGAACACCATTCCGGTGGCGGCGATCGCACGGGTGGAAGTGCTGCGCGACGGCGCCTCGGCGCAGTACGGCTCCGACGCCATCGCCGGCGTGGTCAACATCGTGCTCAAGGGCGCGGAAAAGGGCGGCAGCCTGCAGGCCGGCTTTGGCCAGTATTCGGCCGGCGACGGCAACAACTACGAGCTGTCCGGCGACACCGGCGTGGCCTACGGCGGCGACCGCGGCTGGCTGCACGTGGCCGCCCAGCTCAACCAGCAGGACCCCACCGACCGCGCACGCGGCTATGCCGGCGCGCCCAGCGTCTCGCAGCCGGCCGTGGGCCAGAAGGCATTCAAGATCGGCGACCCGGACGTCAATGCGCAGGCCGCCTCGCTCAACACCGAATACCAGTTCAGCGACAGCATCACCGGCTACGCCTTCGCCACCGCCAGCAACCGCGACATCACCTCGTTCGCGTTCTTCCGTGCGCCGGGCAGCAGCCAGAACCTCCTGTCGGTCTACCCGCAGGGCTTTTTGCCGGAGATCCAGAGCTACGCCAAGGACCGCTCGCTGGTTGCCGGTGTGCGCGGCTCCACCGCCGGCGGTTGGGACTGGGATGCCAGCTACAACTACGGCTACAACCGCATCGACTTCCACACCCGCAATACGCTCAACGTGAGCCTGGGGCCGACCTCGCCCACCTCGTTCTACGATGGCGCGCTGGAGACCACGCAGAACATCGTCAACCTGGACGTCAAGCGCGGTTTCGACTGGGGCCTGGCGTATCCGGTCACCGTGGCCTTCGGTGCCGAGTACCGCAACGAAAAGTGGAACCAGTCGCCGGGCGAAGTGGGCTCCTACTTCCAGGCGGGCACGCTTGCCGGCGGCGCGCAGGGCTTTGGCGGATTCGCGCCCAGCGTGTCCGGGCAGTATTCGCGCGACAGCTACGCGGTGTACGCCGACATCGAAGCCGACTTCACCGACACCTTCTCCGCCGGGCTTGCCGGGCGCTATGAGGACTACAGCGATTTCGGCAGCCAGGCCTCGGGCAAGGTGTCGGCGCGCTATGCGTTCACCGACAAGATCGCGTTGCGCGGCACGGTGGCTTCGGGCTTCCGCGCGCCGTCGCTGGCGCAGCAGTATTTCCAGTCCACCAGCACCACCTTCCTGGCCGGCAACCCCAATCCGTTCGAGATCCGCACCTTCCCGGCCGACAGCAACGTGGCGCGCGCCTTCGGTGCCGAACCGCTGGATGCGGAAACCTCGCTGTCCTACAGCCTGGGCCTGGTGCTGCAGCCCACCGATGCGCTCTACCTCACCGTGGATGCGTACCAGATCGATGTGGACGACCGCATCGTGCTGTCGTCCAACCTCACCGGTGCCGGCGTGCGTAGCCTGCTGGAAGCGCAGGGCATCTTCGGCATCAACGGCGGGCGTTACTTCACCAACGCGGTGGATACGCGCACGCGCGGCGTGGACGTGGTGGGCAGCTACCGCTGGCAGCTGGCCGCCAGCAGCGTGGACCTGACCGCCGGGTACAACTACTCCGAAACTGAGGTGCGCAGCGTGGCGGCCAACCCGGCGGCATTGTCGGCCAACGGCTTGAGCCTGGAGCGTATCGACCGCACCGAGCGCGGCCGCATCGAGGAAGGCTTCCCGCGCGACAAGTTCCTGGTCAACGGCAGCTGGAATTCCGAGCACTGGACGCTGGCGCTGGGCGCCACCCGCTACGGCAAGTACAGCACGCGCCCGGCGGCGGCGATCAACGACCAGACCTTCGGCGCCAAGTGGGTGGTGGATGCGTCGGCCAGCTACAAGGTGGACCGCTGGACGCTCACCCTGGGCGCAGACAACCTGCTGGACGAATACCCGGACGAAAACAACTTCGCCAACTCCACCAGCGGGCAGTTCCCGTACAGCAACCTGTCGCCGTTCGGCTTCAACGGTGCGTATGTGTACGGGCGCATCAACTACCGCTGGTGAGCGCTGCGTCCCTGCAGAGGCGCTGCGCAGGCGGCTGGTGCAGTCGTGAGGTCGGTGGCGGTGGTGCCGACCTCGGTTTGGGCCAGCTGCGGTCGAATGCGTGAGGTGTGGGTGCGGCTTCGAGCGGGGTGCGGGCATGAAGCGCGTCCCGCGCCGCCAGGCTGGTCGTTCCTCGGTGCCTGGCTGGCGCATCGCAGCGGCCGCGCACGGTCAATGCCTGCAAACCCTGCATAGCGACCGCGCCCGTCCTGACGGTCGCGCATTGGATTTCAGCCGATGCGTGCGTGTTGCATCGCCGGCAATCTGGTTCCGCCAAACGCCCCGGCTTGCCCGGGGCGTTCGCGTTGTGTCGCGCGCCTGCCATGCGTGCGGGCGGTCACGACTGTCCTGCATGCGCACCGTCTGCTTGGCAGGTGGCAACCAGGCGCTGCAGGCACGACTTGCGGCCGGCGCCATGATGGGCTCGCCAGGCCACGCTGCACCCTGCATCGCGCAGCCGAGCCGCAGCCTGCGGACCACGCCGATGCCGTGACGACGCCTGCGCCGGCTCCGTGTTATCACGCGTGTTCCTGTCCTTGTCGGAGCATGCAGATGGAAGCATCGCAGTTGAGCCGTGGCCGCCTGATCGACCATCTGCATCTGGTGGTGCAGGACCTGCCGGCAAGCCGGCGTTTTTACCAGGCCGTGCTCGACGTGCTGGGCGTGCCGATCGGCGGCGAAGGCCAAGGATTCTTCTGGGCCGACGAACTGTTCGTGTCCGACCGCGACACCGTTGCGCAGGGCGTGCTGACCGGCCGCCATCATCTGGCCTTCCAGGCCCGCGACGTCGCCATGGTGCATGCCTTCCATCAGGCTGCGCTGGCACACGGCGGTCGCGACAACGGCGCACCGGGCCTGCGCCCGTACCTCCCGAGCTATTACGCCGCTTTCGTGCTCGATCCTGATGGCAACAATATCGAAGTGGTCTTTCATGGTCCTGCGCAACGCAGCGCCGATGCGGTGCAGATCACGTTTTGATGCACAACTTTCATAACTGGTATCGATGTCCAAAATGGGGCGACGCAATCCGTTGCCCCCGCTGGGGATATGCAATCCACGCCTCACTTTGGTGCACGATGACAACGTTGGCACACGCATACGTTCGATGACGGTTGCATGCGCAACGTAACCAAAATTTGACATGGGGTTACACGTGGTTAATGGTTGAGAACGCACCGCAGCTGCCGCAACGGACGCGGCCTGGGAAGGGGGCCCACTGCGCTGCATCCGTTCCCCACTCGGAGTTTTCACCGCATGAATTGCAAGTCCAGTCCACTCGCAGTCGCTGTTGTCGTTGCCTTGTCGTTTTCCGCTTCAACCGCAGTCGCGCAGTCGCAGGCTCCTGCCCAGCAGACCCTCGACACGCTGATCGTCACCGGCACCCGCGTGGCGGATCGCACCGTGGCCGAATCGGCATCGCCGATCGACATCATCTCGCCACAGGCACTGGAATCGACCGGCACCACCGAGTTGGCCACCGCGCTGTCACGCGCGATCCCCTCGCTCAATTTCCCCCGGCCCGCCATCTCCGACGGCTCGGACGCGGTGCGCCCGGCGCAGCTGCGCGGCCTGTCGCCCGATCAGGTGCTGGTGCTGGTCAACGGCAAGCGCTATCACAGCACCGCGCTGATCAACCTCAACGACACCCAGGGCCGCGGTTCCTCGCCGGCCGATCTCAACACCATCCCGATCGCGGCGGTGGAGCGCATCGAAGTGCTGCGCGATGGCGCGTCGGCGCAATATGGTTCGGACGCGATTGCCGGCGTGATCAACGTCGTGCTCAAGGGTAGCGGCGAAGGCGGCAACCTCAATGGCCGTTACGGCAAGTACAGCGCCGGCGACGGCGAGCAGTACCAGCTCTCCGGCGATGCCGGCTTCAGCTTCGCCGGCACCGGCAAGGTGCACCTGGCCGCGCAGGCCGGCCATTCGGACCAGACCAACCGTGCATTGCCATTCGGCGGCCGCGTGGAGCAGCGCTACGGCGATCCCGAGATCGACCAGGGCGCCATCTCGTTCAACGGCGAATACAGCCCCACCGATTACCTCACCTTCTATTCGTTCGGCATGGTCAGCCGGCGCGAAGTGCTGTCCAACGGCTATTTCCGGTTTGCCGGCGACAACCGCAACCGCCCGGAAATCTATCCGGACGGCTTCCTGCCGCAGATCTACAACGTCAGCAAGGACGTGTCGTGGGTGGGCGGCTTGAAGACCTCCACCGAAGGCGGCTTGAACATCGATCTGAGCTACAACTACGGCCAGAACAATCTCACCTTCGATGTGCGCAACAGCTTGAACAACAGCCTGGGGCTGGCCAGCCCGACCGACTTCCATGCCGGCACGCTGGAAGTGACGCAGAACGTGCTCAATGCCGACTTCACCAAGACGCTCGATTGGGGCCTGGCCTACCCGGTCACGCTGGCCTTCGGCGCGGAATGGCGTGGCGAGAAGTTCAACCAGTCGCCGGGCGATGCCGCGTCTTCGGCCAACGGCGGCATTCCCTCGGCCAATGGCGCATTGATTCCGGGCGCGCAGGTGTTTCCGGGCTTCAAGCTCTCCGATGCCGGGTACTACAACCGCAACAGCCACTCGGCCTATGTGGACCTGGAAGCGGACCTGACCGAGAAACTCTCCGCAGGTCTTGCCGGGCGCTACGAGAAGTACAGCGACTTCGGCGACACCGCCACCGGCAAGCTCTCGCTGCGCTATGCCTTCACCGACAAGGTGGCGCTGCGTGCCACCGCCTCCACCGGCTTCCGTGCGCCCTCGCTGCAGCAGCAGAACTTCCAGTCGATCGCCACGCAGTTCCTCAACGTGGCGCAGCCCAACGGCACGGTGACCGCGATTCCGTTCGAGATCGGCACCTTCCGTACCGACAATCCGGCCGCGATCGCGCTCGGCGCCGAACCGCTCAAGGCCGAAGAATCCAAGAACTACGGGCTGGGCGTGGTGTTGCAGCCAGTCGACAACCTCTACATCACCATCGATGCCTACCGGATCGATATCGACGACCGCATCGTGCTGTCTGAGAACCTCACCTCGATCGCCGCACGCAACTACCTGCAAGCCAATGGCTTCCCGGGTATCGGTGGTGGGCGCTACTTCACCAATGCGGTGGATACCAAGACCCAGGGCGTGGATGCGGTTGGCACCTACCGCTGGGCGCTGGATGGCGGCAGCGCGGAGCTGACCACCGGCTACAACTACAACAAGACCGAAGTCGAGCGCATCGCCGCCAACCCGGCTGCGCTGGAAGCCATCGACCCGGGTGCAGTGCGCATCGGCCGCGCAGAACTGGGCCGCATCACCGAAGGCACGCCGCGCGACAAGTTCTTCCTGGGCGGGACCTGGTCGCCGGGCAACTGGTCGTTCACCGGCACCGCCACGCGCTGGGGCGAGTTCAGCACCTTCGGTACCAATGCCGGCAGCGACCAGACCTATGCGGCGAAGTGGACGCTGGATCTGGCCGCATCCTACAAGCTGGGCGCGTGGAACTTCACCGTCGGCGGCGACAATGTGCTCAACGAGTATCCGGATCGCCAGCAGGCCGGCCTGGGCACGCGCACCTACCTGCCTTACAGCAGCGCCTCGCCGTTCGGCTTCAATGGCGCGCTGGTGTACGCCAACGTGAACTACAAGTGGTAAGCCCCCTGCGCCGGTCGGCAACGACCGGCGCAGGCATGCTGCGGCAACGCATCAGCTCCTCCTGACGCCGTCACGTTTTCCGGCTGCTCGCGCACCTGCGCGGGCCTGCCTGACCGA
The window above is part of the Xanthomonas campestris pv. badrii genome. Proteins encoded here:
- a CDS encoding VOC family protein, translated to MEASQLSRGRLIDHLHLVVQDLPASRRFYQAVLDVLGVPIGGEGQGFFWADELFVSDRDTVAQGVLTGRHHLAFQARDVAMVHAFHQAALAHGGRDNGAPGLRPYLPSYYAAFVLDPDGNNIEVVFHGPAQRSADAVQITF
- a CDS encoding TonB-dependent receptor plug domain-containing protein, whose protein sequence is MNCKSSPLAVAVVVALSFSASTAVAQSQAPAQQTLDTLIVTGTRVADRTVAESASPIDIISPQALESTGTTELATALSRAIPSLNFPRPAISDGSDAVRPAQLRGLSPDQVLVLVNGKRYHSTALINLNDTQGRGSSPADLNTIPIAAVERIEVLRDGASAQYGSDAIAGVINVVLKGSGEGGNLNGRYGKYSAGDGEQYQLSGDAGFSFAGTGKVHLAAQAGHSDQTNRALPFGGRVEQRYGDPEIDQGAISFNGEYSPTDYLTFYSFGMVSRREVLSNGYFRFAGDNRNRPEIYPDGFLPQIYNVSKDVSWVGGLKTSTEGGLNIDLSYNYGQNNLTFDVRNSLNNSLGLASPTDFHAGTLEVTQNVLNADFTKTLDWGLAYPVTLAFGAEWRGEKFNQSPGDAASSANGGIPSANGALIPGAQVFPGFKLSDAGYYNRNSHSAYVDLEADLTEKLSAGLAGRYEKYSDFGDTATGKLSLRYAFTDKVALRATASTGFRAPSLQQQNFQSIATQFLNVAQPNGTVTAIPFEIGTFRTDNPAAIALGAEPLKAEESKNYGLGVVLQPVDNLYITIDAYRIDIDDRIVLSENLTSIAARNYLQANGFPGIGGGRYFTNAVDTKTQGVDAVGTYRWALDGGSAELTTGYNYNKTEVERIAANPAALEAIDPGAVRIGRAELGRITEGTPRDKFFLGGTWSPGNWSFTGTATRWGEFSTFGTNAGSDQTYAAKWTLDLAASYKLGAWNFTVGGDNVLNEYPDRQQAGLGTRTYLPYSSASPFGFNGALVYANVNYKW
- a CDS encoding TonB-dependent receptor plug domain-containing protein; translation: MNIPLSCLATAVVAALLASPAQAQTAAPTTTPASTANTLDTVIVTGTRVSDRTVAESQSPIDIISAESLQATGTPELATALARALPSLNFPRPALSDGTSAIRPAQLRGLSPDQVLVLVNGKRRHTSSLLNLNGTIGRGAAAVDLNTIPVAAIARVEVLRDGASAQYGSDAIAGVVNIVLKGAEKGGSLQAGFGQYSAGDGNNYELSGDTGVAYGGDRGWLHVAAQLNQQDPTDRARGYAGAPSVSQPAVGQKAFKIGDPDVNAQAASLNTEYQFSDSITGYAFATASNRDITSFAFFRAPGSSQNLLSVYPQGFLPEIQSYAKDRSLVAGVRGSTAGGWDWDASYNYGYNRIDFHTRNTLNVSLGPTSPTSFYDGALETTQNIVNLDVKRGFDWGLAYPVTVAFGAEYRNEKWNQSPGEVGSYFQAGTLAGGAQGFGGFAPSVSGQYSRDSYAVYADIEADFTDTFSAGLAGRYEDYSDFGSQASGKVSARYAFTDKIALRGTVASGFRAPSLAQQYFQSTSTTFLAGNPNPFEIRTFPADSNVARAFGAEPLDAETSLSYSLGLVLQPTDALYLTVDAYQIDVDDRIVLSSNLTGAGVRSLLEAQGIFGINGGRYFTNAVDTRTRGVDVVGSYRWQLAASSVDLTAGYNYSETEVRSVAANPAALSANGLSLERIDRTERGRIEEGFPRDKFLVNGSWNSEHWTLALGATRYGKYSTRPAAAINDQTFGAKWVVDASASYKVDRWTLTLGADNLLDEYPDENNFANSTSGQFPYSNLSPFGFNGAYVYGRINYRW
- a CDS encoding ABC-F family ATP-binding cassette domain-containing protein, with translation MISLRNFSMRRGERLLLSNVDLTMHAGYRVGVVGRNGTGKSSLFAAVKGELEADKGDVDLPGKVRTASVSQETPSLPDPALSFVLGGDIEVSAVLQEEAEATAREDWEAVANAHQKMAEIGAYDAEARAGKLLHGLGFPADTHHRAVSSFSGGWRVRLNLARALMMPSDLLLLDEPTNHLDMDAVLWLEQWLLKYPGTLLLISHDREFLDNVATHTLHLHGGTAKLYVGGYTDFERQRIEHLRQQQIAHDKEQAERAHLQSFIDRFKAQASKATQAQSRMKRLAKMAGTEAVRAEREFRIQFAQPNRLPFSLIRLNHVQAGYPAPASLPPRAGEGARRADGGDAATVILHDVGFGLEAGDRIGLLGPNGAGKSTLVKTLVGELAPLAGERSAHPDLRIGYFAQHTVESLHEGQSPMDHFRELSPDGSNQAFRDFLGKWNFAGDRAFEVVDGFSGGERARLALALIAWQQPNVLLLDEPTNHLDLEMREALAEALSDFEGAIVMVSHDRHLIGLVCDSFWRVADGVVEPFAGDLDEYAAWLRSRPAAQGTKQKMAEVAPTPPPPTKPLPPKKAVNPHKLASAEKRVGELEAALAELDRELANPGNYADSDKMAVLGRDREATAQQLAAAEAAWMELIEGA